GTTGAGGACGATGGCGCGGACCATCTCTTCGCTTCCCGCGACGGCGTAGGCGATCGCGCCGGTGAGGGCCAGGCCGGCGGACATCCATCCGTACACGCGCGTCACGAACGCGCGCGTTTCCATCTCCATGGGTGAGATCTGTAGGGCCCCAACATCCGCGCTTGCCATGACTGCTCCTTCCGGGTGAGCTCGCTAGCAGCGGAGTGTAGCGCCGCGCACCGGCGCAGGCAATGGATACTACGGCTGGCTGACTCGGATCTCCGGCGTCGCCTCGAGCAGCGAGCGGGTGTAGGGATGCTCCGGCGCGGAGGTCAAGCGCTCGGCGGGTCCGGCCTCGACGATGCGTCCGGCATGCATCACGGCGATATGCGTGGCCAGGTAGCGCACCACGGGCAGCGAATGGGAGATGAAGAGCAGGGTGAGTCCGAACTCGCGCTGCAGCCGGGCCAGCAGGTTGACGATCTGCGCGCCCACGCTAACGTCCAGCGATGACACCGGCTCGTCGGCAACGATGAAACGCGGCTTCAACGCCAGCGCGCGGGCGATGGCGATCCTCTGGCGCTGGCCGCCGGAGAACTCGTGGGGATAGCGGGCCAGAGCCGATTCCTCCAGCCCCACAGCGCGCAGCAGTTCGGCGGCGCGCTCCCGGCGGCGCACGCGGCCGGGGTTCTCATGGATCACCAGTGGCTCGCTGACGGCCTGCTCCACCGTCATGCGGGGGTCGAGCGAGGCGAACGGGTCCTGAAAGACGATCTGCATGTCGCGGCGCAGGCGGCGCAGCTCGCGCCCGCGGGCCGCCAGCACGTCCACACCGTCAAAGCGCACGCTCCCGGAGGTCGGTTCGATGAGCCGCAAGATCAGCCGCCCCAGCGTGCTCTTGCCGGAACCGGATTCACCCACCAGGCCCAGCGTCTCCCCGGCTTCGATCTCGAGTGATATGCCGTCCACCGCGCGCACGTGCCGCTCGGCGCCTCCGCCGAATGCGGATTCGCCCAGGGGAAAGACCTTCACCAGGTCACGGACTTCGACGAGAGCCACGAAGGAAGGCTAAAGGAAAAGGTAAGAAGTAAAAAGGAAAAACCCAGGACGCCAACCGCC
The genomic region above belongs to Terriglobales bacterium and contains:
- a CDS encoding ATP-binding cassette domain-containing protein — encoded protein: MALVEVRDLVKVFPLGESAFGGGAERHVRAVDGISLEIEAGETLGLVGESGSGKSTLGRLILRLIEPTSGSVRFDGVDVLAARGRELRRLRRDMQIVFQDPFASLDPRMTVEQAVSEPLVIHENPGRVRRRERAAELLRAVGLEESALARYPHEFSGGQRQRIAIARALALKPRFIVADEPVSSLDVSVGAQIVNLLARLQREFGLTLLFISHSLPVVRYLATHIAVMHAGRIVEAGPAERLTSAPEHPYTRSLLEATPEIRVSQP